A genomic window from Cucumis melo cultivar AY chromosome 8, USDA_Cmelo_AY_1.0, whole genome shotgun sequence includes:
- the LOC103484643 gene encoding pyrophosphate--fructose 6-phosphate 1-phosphotransferase subunit beta: MSISFISNGEAAVKSNYPPLSGRVSSVYSEVQSSRINHNLPLPSVLRSSFTIVDGPPSSAAGNPDEIAKLFPNLFGQPSAKLVPSDSSKGQPDKKLKIGVVLSGGQAPGGHNVISGIFDYLQDHAKGSVLYGFRGGPAGIMKCKYIELTSEYIYPYRNQGGFDMICSGRDKIETPEQFKQAEETAKKLDLDGLVVIGGDDSNTNACLLAENFRGKNLKTRVIGCPKTIDGDLKCKEVPTSFGFDTACRIYAEMIGNVMIDARSTGKYYHFVRLMGRAASHITLECALQTHPNITIIGEEVYAQKQTLKSVTDYIVDVVCKRAELGYNYGVILIPEGLIDFIPEVQQLIAELNEILAHDIVDDEGLWKKKLTSQSLELFEFLPQAIQEQLMLERDPHGNVQVARIETEKMLIQMVETELEKRKSEGAYKAQFKGQSHFFGYEGRCGLPTNFDSTYCYALGYGAGALLQSGKTGLISSVGNLAAPVEEWTVGGTALTSLMDVERRHGKFKPVIKKAMVELDGAPFKKFASLRDDWAFNNRYISPGPIQFVGPASNAVNHTLLLELGVEA; encoded by the exons ATGTCAATTTCTTTCATCTCCAATGGCGAAGCCGCCGTCAAATCCAATTACCCGCCGCTCTCCGGACGGGTCTCCTCAGTGTATAGCGAAGTCCAGTCCAGTCGTATCAACCACAATCTGCCTCTTCCTTCTGTTCTCAGAAGTTCCTTTACAATCGTCGATGGACCCCCTAGCTCTGCCGCTGGCAATCCAG ACGAGATAGCCAAGCTATTTCCTAATCTTTTCGGCCAGCCATCGGCAAAATTGGTGCCAAGCGATTCCAGCAAAGGTCAACCGGACAAAAAGTTGAAGATTGGCGTCGTGTTATCTGGTGGCCAGGCCCCCGGAGGACACAATGTGATTTCTGGAATTTTTG ATTACTTGCAGGATCACGCCAAAGGCAGTGTATTATATGGCTTCAGGGGTGGTCCTGCCGGGAttatgaaatgtaaatatattGAATTGACTTCAGAATATATTTATCCATACAGAAATCAG GGTGGGTTTGATATGATATGCAGTGGGAGGGACAAAATTGAAACTCCAGAGCAG TTCAAACAAGCTGAAGAAACAGCGAAAAAGCTTGATTTGGATGGGCTTGTTGTTATTGGTGGAGATGATTCCAACACGAATGCCTGTCTTCTTGCTGAAAACTTCAG AGGTAAAAATTTGAAGACCCGAGTAATTGGTTGCCCAAAAACAATTGATGGAGATCTAAAATGCAAAGAGGTGCCCACAAGTTTTGGATTTGATACAGCTTGCAGG ATATATGCAGAAATGATTGGTAATGTCATGATAGATGCCAGATCAACTGGAAAATACTATCATT TTGTCCGGCTTATGGGGCGTGCTGCTTCACACATCACCCTAGAGTGTGCTTTGCAGACTCATCCAAATATTACTATTATTGGGGAAGAG GTTTATGCCCAAAAGCAAACACTGAAAAGTGTTACAGATTACATAGTAGATGTAGTCTGCAAACGTGCTGAACTTGGTTATAACTATGGTGTTATACTTATTCCTGAAGGTCTGATTGACTTCATCCCAGAG GTACAACAACTTATCGCAGAGCTAAATGAAATTCTGGCCCATGATATAGTTGATGATGAAGGATTGTGGAAAAAGAAACTCACTAGTCAGTCTCTTGAACTTTTTGAGTTTTTACCTCAAGCAATCCAAGAACAATTGATGCTTGAAAGAGATCCACACGGAAATGTTCAG GTTGCTAGAATAGAAACAGAGAAAATGCTTATTCAGATGGTAGAAACTGAGTTGGAGAAGAGAAAAAGCGAAGGTGCTTACAAAGCCCAATTTAAAGGCCAATCTCACTTTTTTGG ATACGAAGGGAGATGTGGTCTACCAACCAATTTCGATTCCACATACTGCtatgcattgggttatggtgctGGAGCTCTCCTGCAGAGTGGAAAGACTGGACTAATATCATCT GTGGGGAACTTAGCTGCTCCTGTTGAAGAATGGACTGTTGGTGGGACTGCTTTGACTTCATTAATGGACGTGGAGAGAAGACATG GCAAGTTCAAGCCGGTGATTAAGAAGGCAATGGTCGAGCTTGATG GGGCACCTTTCAAGAAGTTTGCGTCATTGAGGGATGACTGGGCATTCAACAACCGATACATTAGTCCTG GTCCTATTCAATTCGTGGGTCCTGCATCAAATGCTGTTAATCATACTCTCCTTCTTGAACTGGGAGTCGAAGCTTAA